In Neokomagataea tanensis, one genomic interval encodes:
- a CDS encoding DUF4142 domain-containing protein translates to MKVKTHLTALASLSLMLGVSACGVDAPPPPPLPSTSPAISPLSTQDVALLQQLDSLDQVQGAIASLAVAHSNSDVVKAFATTVASDHATNRKAVAQIATAANLKTSSGLNAADQARVTAIGRLYGTAYDRVFLREVVGAGSSALNSDLKAAASSGNGNVKTLASDTTTMLTSHTNQARDLMGERTIRHHRAHIGSRR, encoded by the coding sequence ATGAAAGTGAAAACACATTTGACGGCGCTGGCGTCATTATCGCTCATGCTTGGGGTATCTGCTTGTGGTGTTGACGCGCCGCCGCCGCCTCCTTTGCCTTCCACTAGCCCAGCCATTAGCCCGCTTAGCACTCAAGATGTTGCCTTGTTGCAGCAGCTTGATTCGTTAGATCAAGTGCAGGGCGCCATAGCATCTTTGGCGGTCGCACATAGCAACAGCGATGTTGTGAAGGCTTTTGCCACAACCGTTGCGTCCGATCATGCGACGAACCGCAAGGCCGTGGCGCAGATTGCAACCGCTGCAAACTTGAAAACCAGTTCGGGTTTGAACGCCGCTGATCAAGCCCGTGTGACGGCTATTGGTCGCTTGTACGGTACAGCTTATGATCGTGTTTTCTTGAGGGAAGTGGTTGGCGCAGGCTCGTCCGCGTTAAATTCAGACCTTAAGGCAGCGGCATCGTCAGGTAATGGGAATGTAAAAACCCTTGCATCTGATACGACGACAATGCTGACGAGTCATACCAACCAGGCCCGTGATCTCATGGGGGAGCGTACTATCCGCCACCATCGTGCCCATATTGGTAGCCGCCGATAA
- a CDS encoding DUF423 domain-containing protein → MKPFPVPQNAPAHIRASLVMGCLFGASGVVLGAVSAHLPSQFYAVPTGPNILHNAVEMLMWHALALLGISGAYPFLSPRLGRLASYAFISGTLLFVLPVMLFAFKDAHIASMSVARIAPYGGTLLILAWLLTGIAAIKRRKFH, encoded by the coding sequence ATGAAGCCATTCCCTGTTCCACAAAACGCGCCTGCCCATATCCGCGCTTCGCTTGTAATGGGCTGCTTATTTGGCGCTAGTGGCGTGGTGTTAGGCGCTGTTTCCGCTCACCTGCCATCACAATTTTACGCGGTGCCGACAGGGCCGAATATCTTACACAACGCCGTGGAAATGCTGATGTGGCACGCTCTAGCGTTACTCGGGATTTCGGGTGCTTACCCATTTCTGTCACCGCGCCTTGGCCGCCTTGCGAGTTACGCGTTTATATCCGGCACGCTCCTGTTTGTGCTCCCGGTTATGCTCTTCGCTTTTAAAGATGCGCATATCGCTTCAATGTCTGTAGCCCGGATCGCGCCATATGGCGGCACGTTGCTCATTCTTGCATGGCTTCTGACAGGGATTGCCGCCATTAAACGCCGCAAATTTCACTAA
- a CDS encoding thioredoxin family protein: MRKTLTALAALSAVLSAPLAAAAPQAAPQLTETSAAPIAAPYPDSSLASVQVKEAFATAKKTGRKVLLDFGANWCPDCRMLAGVFALPDAQGWLESQFVIVPVNVDRFTHNMDIALKYGVKVKAIPTVILLTPEGRPLNGDASLALGNARSMSPQATLDLISSWNQRG, from the coding sequence ATGCGTAAAACATTGACCGCCCTCGCTGCATTGAGCGCAGTTCTCAGTGCTCCACTTGCAGCAGCAGCACCACAGGCCGCTCCTCAGCTGACCGAAACCTCTGCCGCACCAATCGCCGCACCGTACCCTGATTCTTCTTTGGCGTCCGTACAAGTCAAAGAAGCCTTCGCCACAGCGAAGAAAACAGGGCGAAAAGTCCTTTTGGATTTCGGCGCGAACTGGTGCCCAGATTGCCGTATGCTCGCAGGCGTGTTTGCCCTTCCTGACGCTCAAGGCTGGCTTGAAAGCCAATTCGTCATTGTGCCGGTGAACGTTGATCGCTTTACCCATAACATGGATATCGCCCTCAAATACGGCGTAAAAGTTAAAGCAATTCCAACGGTTATCCTCCTCACCCCTGAAGGCCGCCCCCTTAATGGGGATGCCTCCTTGGCTCTGGGAAATGCCCGCTCAATGTCTCCGCAAGCAACCTTGGATCTGATTTCATCTTGGAATCAGCGAGGCTAA
- a CDS encoding M3 family oligoendopeptidase — translation MKTDIASFSTLSFLRPDEASLRAQHDAVMASLDAGALGDALSLFDQGRRAYEAWASYVHLQFSRHTQDEQAQADRDYADKLGPIAADYETRLKNRFLHEVDREALEAILTPHVIALWEADATVFAPEISADLEEEARLTGEYTALLASAKIEFRGGTYNLSGLVPYAQSLDRETRHAAEQARWGFFAENGAKLDEIYGRLVTLRDRMATTLGFKNFIELGYRRMRRTDYGPEQVATFRDKIRAHVTPLVQAILERRRLQMGWDRVQAWDEALIDPKGNPGPAGDHDVLVMRAEEMFRKLDASGDMAAFYAMMRDQGYLDLKNRDGKAGGGFCTSFPTEGVPYIFANFNGTHNDIGVFTHEMGHAYQNWKSRDLPWVDQAWPTMEAAEIHSMGLEFLTWPEIGGLVEKGAAERYRAMHLIDALSFFPYGACVDHFQHEVYANPAMSPQERHAIWARLEKEYMPWRDWGDLAYPAAGGRWQAQLHIYRLPFYYIDYALAQCCALQLWLGSRQDQEGTLAVYRQLCAWGGSKPFASLVADAGLVSPFEEDALTEVVQEAEQVLLA, via the coding sequence ATGAAAACTGACATAGCCTCTTTTTCTACTCTTTCTTTCCTCCGGCCTGATGAGGCGTCGCTGCGCGCTCAACATGATGCTGTTATGGCATCGCTTGATGCCGGAGCGCTGGGAGACGCCTTATCTCTCTTCGATCAAGGGCGGCGGGCCTACGAGGCATGGGCCTCTTATGTGCATTTGCAGTTCTCGCGGCATACGCAAGATGAGCAAGCGCAGGCTGACCGTGACTACGCAGATAAGCTGGGGCCGATCGCCGCAGATTACGAAACACGTTTGAAAAACCGTTTTTTGCACGAAGTCGACCGTGAGGCATTGGAAGCAATTTTAACGCCTCATGTCATCGCCCTTTGGGAGGCGGATGCTACCGTTTTTGCGCCAGAAATTAGTGCGGATTTAGAAGAGGAAGCGCGCCTGACGGGGGAATATACGGCGCTCCTCGCAAGTGCGAAAATAGAATTTCGTGGTGGAACCTATAATTTATCGGGTTTGGTCCCTTATGCTCAGTCTTTAGACCGGGAGACGCGGCACGCTGCGGAGCAAGCGCGGTGGGGGTTCTTCGCTGAAAACGGTGCCAAGCTGGATGAGATTTATGGTCGTTTGGTCACGTTAAGGGACCGGATGGCCACGACATTAGGGTTCAAGAACTTTATTGAACTTGGCTATCGGCGCATGCGCAGGACGGATTATGGACCGGAGCAGGTAGCGACGTTCCGAGACAAAATTCGCGCCCATGTTACGCCCCTAGTGCAGGCTATTTTGGAGCGGCGGCGCCTGCAGATGGGGTGGGACCGTGTGCAAGCATGGGACGAAGCACTGATTGACCCTAAGGGTAATCCGGGTCCGGCAGGGGACCACGATGTACTCGTGATGCGTGCGGAGGAGATGTTTCGTAAGCTGGATGCGTCCGGCGATATGGCGGCGTTTTACGCCATGATGCGCGACCAAGGGTATTTGGACCTTAAAAATCGTGACGGGAAAGCTGGGGGAGGCTTTTGTACGTCTTTTCCGACGGAGGGCGTGCCCTACATCTTCGCAAATTTTAATGGGACGCATAACGATATTGGCGTTTTCACCCATGAGATGGGGCATGCGTATCAAAACTGGAAAAGCCGTGATTTGCCTTGGGTAGATCAAGCGTGGCCTACTATGGAGGCTGCTGAGATCCATTCCATGGGGTTGGAGTTTTTAACGTGGCCTGAGATTGGTGGTCTGGTAGAGAAGGGGGCAGCAGAGCGGTACCGGGCTATGCATTTAATTGATGCGCTCTCATTCTTCCCCTATGGCGCGTGCGTTGATCATTTTCAGCATGAGGTTTACGCCAACCCGGCTATGTCTCCGCAGGAGCGCCATGCGATTTGGGCACGTTTGGAAAAAGAATATATGCCTTGGCGGGATTGGGGCGATTTAGCTTATCCCGCAGCGGGTGGCCGTTGGCAGGCCCAACTGCATATTTACCGCTTGCCGTTCTATTATATCGATTACGCACTGGCCCAGTGTTGCGCGTTACAGCTTTGGCTGGGCTCAAGGCAAGATCAGGAAGGAACGCTAGCAGTCTACCGACAGCTTTGTGCGTGGGGTGGGTCCAAGCCTTTTGCTTCTTTAGTCGCAGATGCTGGATTGGTTTCGCCTTTTGAAGAAGACGCTTTGACGGAAGTCGTTCAAGAGGCAGAGCAGGTCTTGTTGGCTTAG
- a CDS encoding pyridoxal phosphate-dependent aminotransferase, with protein sequence MFRPAARIATLPKPATIAMAAKARELRAAGANVISLALGQPDFASPMVAVEAAYAAGRAGDTGYPPIPGQKALVEAIRAKLLRDNGVEAAANQVMVANGGKQVIFNAFMATIDDGDEVVVPAPYWVSYPLIAQMFGGRSVEVPCREEDGFRPDPRAIEAAITPKTRWLVLNFPNNPSGAILERSDLEALAEVLRAAPHVMIMCDEIYEHLTFDGRRHVSLLSVAPDLADRVLIVNGMAKAYAMTGWRVGFGCGPAPLIAAMIAVQGNATSGICTLAQAGAVAALNAGNDGIAEMRDTYEQRRNNVVAALKKIPGLSCAMPQGAFYAYPGISSLIGKVSAEGRVLSDDVAFAEALLEEAHVATVPGAAFGLGPHLRLSFAASDEDLAEACRRIEVFIRAIR encoded by the coding sequence ATGTTTCGTCCCGCCGCACGCATTGCGACTTTGCCTAAGCCCGCAACTATTGCGATGGCTGCAAAAGCCCGTGAACTGCGTGCAGCGGGGGCTAACGTTATTTCGTTGGCTTTGGGGCAGCCTGATTTTGCCTCGCCAATGGTTGCTGTTGAGGCGGCTTATGCGGCAGGCAGAGCAGGAGATACGGGCTACCCTCCAATCCCGGGGCAGAAGGCTCTCGTTGAGGCGATTAGAGCGAAGCTGTTGCGGGATAACGGGGTTGAGGCCGCAGCCAATCAGGTGATGGTGGCCAATGGTGGAAAGCAGGTCATTTTCAATGCCTTCATGGCAACGATTGATGATGGCGATGAAGTGGTTGTGCCCGCGCCTTACTGGGTAAGCTACCCACTGATTGCGCAAATGTTTGGGGGGCGCAGTGTTGAGGTGCCATGCCGCGAAGAGGATGGTTTCCGTCCCGACCCGCGGGCGATTGAGGCAGCGATTACCCCAAAGACCCGCTGGCTGGTACTCAACTTTCCCAACAACCCCAGCGGTGCAATTTTAGAGCGTTCCGATCTGGAGGCCCTGGCAGAAGTGCTGAGAGCGGCGCCACATGTCATGATCATGTGCGATGAAATTTATGAGCATTTGACCTTTGATGGTCGGAGGCACGTGTCGCTTTTGTCGGTGGCGCCAGACTTGGCTGATAGAGTTCTGATCGTGAATGGCATGGCTAAAGCCTATGCCATGACCGGCTGGCGCGTTGGTTTCGGGTGCGGTCCGGCACCGTTGATTGCCGCGATGATTGCGGTTCAGGGGAATGCAACATCGGGTATCTGTACTTTGGCGCAGGCTGGTGCAGTTGCCGCGTTAAATGCAGGCAATGATGGTATCGCTGAAATGCGCGATACATATGAGCAGCGACGTAACAATGTTGTCGCTGCGTTGAAAAAAATTCCCGGCTTAAGCTGCGCTATGCCTCAAGGAGCTTTTTACGCCTATCCGGGAATTTCGTCGTTGATTGGCAAAGTAAGTGCTGAGGGGCGTGTTCTGTCCGACGATGTTGCGTTTGCCGAGGCTTTGTTAGAAGAAGCGCATGTCGCAACGGTCCCGGGTGCAGCTTTTGGGCTGGGGCCACATTTGCGTTTGTCATTTGCGGCATCTGATGAAGATTTGGCAGAGGCTTGCCGCCGGATTGAGGTTTTCATCCGGGCGATCCGCTAG
- a CDS encoding pyridoxal phosphate-dependent aminotransferase, with protein MSIIAERLQRVTPSQTVAITQKARELRAAGQDIISLSAGEPDFDTPDFIKEAAIRAIHVGETKYTEVAGTLVLRKAVAGWLNRDFGLDYTAEEVCISTGGKQVIYNTMAATLNAGDEVIIPAPAWVSYPDIVKLADGVPVLVQTAPENGFRMTADQLRAAITPKTKWLMLNSPSNPTGAVYREDDLRALTDVLLEHPHVWVLTDDMYAKLIYGSEAACTVVQVEPKLRERTVTMNGVSKAYAMTGWRIGVSAAPAAFTKQLVKLQGQSTSNTCSIAQAAALAAVTGPQDFIAEMVSVYKERRDLVVGMLNDAPGLSCMVPNGAFYAFPSVEGVLGKTTSKGIVLDSDEAFVTALLDETGVAAVHGSAFLTPGYFRVSYATSTELLREACTRIQNFCRSLV; from the coding sequence ATGTCCATCATTGCCGAGCGCTTACAGCGCGTTACGCCTAGTCAAACTGTCGCAATCACGCAGAAAGCGCGTGAGCTTCGTGCGGCTGGGCAGGATATTATTAGCTTATCTGCGGGTGAGCCTGATTTTGATACACCAGATTTTATCAAAGAAGCTGCTATCCGCGCCATTCATGTGGGTGAGACGAAATACACCGAAGTAGCCGGGACGCTTGTGCTACGGAAGGCTGTAGCAGGTTGGCTTAACAGAGATTTCGGCTTGGATTACACGGCTGAAGAGGTCTGTATTTCTACCGGCGGTAAGCAGGTCATCTATAATACGATGGCGGCGACATTGAATGCTGGCGATGAGGTTATTATTCCTGCGCCAGCATGGGTGTCTTATCCGGATATTGTTAAACTGGCCGATGGCGTGCCCGTTTTGGTCCAGACCGCGCCTGAGAATGGCTTTCGTATGACTGCCGATCAGCTTCGCGCGGCGATTACGCCTAAAACAAAATGGCTAATGCTCAACTCACCCAGCAACCCGACTGGGGCTGTGTATCGTGAGGATGACCTACGGGCATTGACGGATGTTTTGTTGGAGCATCCGCATGTGTGGGTTTTGACGGACGATATGTATGCAAAACTGATCTACGGAAGTGAGGCTGCGTGCACCGTAGTGCAAGTTGAGCCAAAACTGCGTGAACGTACGGTCACGATGAACGGCGTTTCAAAAGCTTATGCCATGACCGGCTGGCGCATTGGTGTTTCTGCTGCACCAGCAGCGTTCACCAAGCAACTCGTCAAATTGCAGGGGCAAAGCACGAGCAACACGTGCTCTATCGCGCAAGCGGCGGCTCTCGCTGCGGTAACGGGTCCGCAGGATTTTATTGCGGAGATGGTATCCGTTTACAAAGAACGCCGTGATCTTGTCGTGGGGATGTTGAACGACGCGCCGGGCCTATCTTGTATGGTACCTAACGGGGCGTTTTATGCTTTCCCGTCCGTAGAGGGCGTTTTGGGAAAAACCACCTCTAAGGGAATTGTGCTCGATTCTGACGAAGCATTCGTCACGGCACTGCTGGACGAGACCGGCGTTGCTGCGGTGCACGGAAGTGCGTTCCTCACACCGGGATATTTCCGCGTTTCCTACGCCACGAGCACCGAATTGCTGCGTGAAGCCTGCACACGTATTCAGAACTTTTGTCGGAGCCTTGTCTGA
- the leuB gene encoding 3-isopropylmalate dehydrogenase, whose product MSETPKLLVLAGDGIGPEVMREVARIVHWLERNRGLKLDITEELVGAASLAVHGVPIRDEVIALAKQSDAVLFGSVGDPAWGHVGFDKRPEVAILKLRKELELFANLRPAQLFDALLSASALRPEVVRGLDLMIVRETVGGIYFGEPRGIETLADGSRRGINTEVYTTAEIERVARVAFDLARKRDNRVCSVEKCNVMESGLLWKEVVTDLHAREYADVELSHMLADNCAMQLVRDPKQFDVIVTGNLFGDILSDLASMLTGSLGMLPSATLGVVREDGKRNALYEPIHGSAPDIAGRGIANPLAQILSFAMLLRYSLGRGDDAELIEKAVSNVLASGLRTADIMSDGMARVGTEMMGEAVLREMDKLA is encoded by the coding sequence ATGAGTGAGACGCCAAAGCTGTTAGTGCTGGCTGGGGATGGTATTGGCCCTGAAGTTATGCGTGAAGTGGCACGCATCGTGCACTGGCTGGAGCGTAACCGTGGCTTGAAGCTGGACATCACGGAAGAGCTTGTGGGTGCTGCTTCTCTGGCGGTCCATGGCGTTCCCATCCGTGATGAAGTTATTGCATTGGCCAAGCAGTCTGATGCTGTTCTGTTTGGTTCTGTTGGCGATCCAGCGTGGGGGCATGTTGGTTTTGACAAGCGCCCGGAAGTTGCCATTCTGAAGCTCCGCAAAGAGCTTGAACTCTTTGCGAATTTGCGCCCGGCTCAGCTTTTTGACGCATTGTTGAGCGCGTCCGCGTTGAGGCCAGAAGTGGTACGTGGGCTCGATCTCATGATTGTTCGTGAGACAGTCGGCGGAATTTACTTCGGTGAACCACGCGGCATTGAGACGCTGGCAGATGGTTCCCGTCGTGGTATCAACACGGAAGTGTACACAACTGCTGAGATTGAGCGTGTTGCACGTGTTGCGTTTGACTTAGCGCGTAAGCGCGATAATCGCGTGTGCTCTGTCGAGAAGTGCAACGTCATGGAAAGCGGCCTTCTGTGGAAGGAAGTGGTGACAGATCTGCATGCGCGTGAATATGCGGATGTCGAATTGTCGCACATGCTGGCAGATAACTGTGCCATGCAGTTGGTTCGTGATCCAAAACAGTTCGATGTTATCGTGACGGGTAATCTGTTCGGCGATATTTTGTCTGATCTTGCATCCATGTTGACAGGCTCGCTGGGCATGCTGCCTTCAGCAACGCTCGGCGTCGTGCGCGAAGACGGTAAGCGCAATGCTCTTTACGAGCCGATCCATGGAAGTGCACCGGATATTGCTGGCCGCGGAATTGCAAACCCGTTGGCACAGATTCTCTCATTTGCGATGCTGCTTCGCTACTCGTTGGGGCGTGGCGATGATGCCGAGTTGATTGAAAAAGCTGTATCAAATGTTCTGGCGAGCGGTTTGCGGACGGCAGACATCATGTCTGACGGAATGGCGCGGGTCGGGACTGAGATGATGGGCGAGGCGGTTCTTCGAGAGATGGACAAGCTAGCTTAA
- the leuD gene encoding 3-isopropylmalate dehydratase small subunit, translating into MDKFTELTAIAAPMPNENIDTDQIIPARFLKTIQRTGLGRSAFAAQRYDVDGNEKPDFVLNQEPYRKAEILITYDNLGCGSSREHAPWALLDFGFRCVIAPSFADIFFNNCFKNGILPIRFPREICDLLMDDARQGANARLTVNLAEQVVIRPDGEKIPFEVDPFRKHLLLEGLDDIGQTLAHDQKITRFESGEKRSWVPSVDMGAGQ; encoded by the coding sequence ATGGATAAGTTCACGGAATTAACGGCAATCGCTGCGCCGATGCCGAATGAAAACATTGATACAGACCAGATTATTCCCGCGCGGTTTTTGAAAACCATTCAACGCACGGGGCTGGGACGCAGTGCTTTTGCTGCGCAGCGTTACGACGTTGACGGTAACGAAAAGCCTGATTTTGTTTTGAATCAGGAGCCCTATCGTAAAGCTGAAATTCTCATCACGTATGATAATCTCGGGTGCGGCTCATCGCGTGAGCATGCCCCTTGGGCTCTGCTGGATTTTGGCTTTCGTTGTGTTATTGCGCCAAGCTTTGCGGATATTTTTTTCAATAACTGCTTTAAAAACGGCATCTTACCGATCCGCTTTCCGCGTGAGATTTGCGATCTGTTGATGGACGATGCACGGCAGGGGGCCAATGCGCGTTTGACGGTCAATCTGGCCGAACAGGTGGTGATTCGTCCCGACGGTGAGAAAATTCCGTTCGAGGTTGATCCTTTCCGCAAGCATTTATTGCTCGAAGGGCTGGATGACATCGGCCAGACTTTGGCGCATGACCAAAAAATTACGCGTTTTGAAAGCGGCGAGAAGCGCAGCTGGGTGCCGTCAGTGGATATGGGAGCAGGTCAATGA
- the leuC gene encoding 3-isopropylmalate dehydratase large subunit, with product MCAGFAPRTLFDKIWDDHVVERLEDGTCILYIDRHLVHEVTSPQAFEGLRMAGRRVRRPDATVAVVDHNVPTSDRSQPIEEADSRLQIETLEKNVAEFGVPYFPLLSASQGIVHVVGPEQGISLPGMTIVCGDSHTSTHGALGSLAFGIGTSEVEHVLATQTLLQKPAKNMRVRVEGKVGPGVTAKDIMLAIIGHIGTAGGTGHVIEFAGSAIRGLDMAGRMTLCNMSIEAGAKAGLVAPDETTFAYVKGRRFAPKGQDFEQACAYWRGLATDDGASFDRDVLLRAEDIVPSVTWGTSPQDVLPIDGVVPTPADYKDPAQAAQVQRALDYMGLTAGQKIAGTKVDVVFIGSCTNSRLEDLRAAAAVVKDRHVAENVRAMIVPGSGLVKQAAEAEGLDRIFLDAGFEWREAGCSMCLGMNPDRLTPQQRCASTSNRNFEGRQGPDGRTHLCSPAMAAAAAVTGELCDVRALMGLMSGSDSVREAI from the coding sequence ATGTGTGCAGGTTTTGCGCCGCGAACGTTATTTGACAAGATCTGGGATGATCATGTCGTTGAGCGGCTCGAGGACGGAACGTGCATCCTATATATTGACCGTCACCTCGTCCATGAAGTGACGAGTCCTCAGGCGTTTGAGGGCTTGCGTATGGCCGGGCGCCGGGTGCGCCGGCCAGATGCGACGGTCGCTGTGGTTGACCACAACGTTCCTACGTCGGATCGCTCCCAGCCGATCGAGGAAGCGGATAGCCGCTTACAGATTGAAACGCTGGAGAAAAACGTCGCTGAGTTCGGCGTTCCGTATTTTCCATTATTGTCGGCCTCTCAGGGCATTGTCCACGTGGTTGGGCCAGAGCAGGGGATTTCTCTGCCGGGCATGACGATCGTTTGTGGCGATAGCCATACATCGACGCATGGTGCGCTTGGTTCGCTGGCGTTTGGTATTGGTACATCGGAGGTCGAGCATGTTTTGGCAACGCAGACATTGCTGCAAAAGCCTGCCAAGAACATGCGCGTGCGCGTCGAAGGTAAAGTGGGGCCGGGCGTAACGGCCAAAGACATTATGTTGGCTATTATTGGCCACATAGGCACTGCCGGTGGTACGGGACACGTTATTGAATTTGCCGGATCGGCAATCCGTGGTTTGGACATGGCTGGCCGTATGACGCTGTGCAACATGTCGATTGAGGCTGGCGCGAAGGCAGGCCTTGTTGCCCCGGACGAGACGACTTTTGCGTATGTCAAAGGCCGTCGTTTCGCGCCTAAGGGACAGGACTTTGAGCAAGCCTGTGCGTATTGGCGTGGTTTGGCAACGGACGACGGGGCCAGCTTTGACAGAGATGTTCTGCTGCGTGCAGAGGATATTGTGCCGTCTGTGACGTGGGGTACCAGCCCGCAAGATGTCTTGCCAATTGATGGTGTAGTACCGACACCAGCGGATTACAAAGACCCGGCGCAAGCCGCACAAGTTCAGCGCGCTCTGGATTATATGGGTTTGACGGCCGGTCAGAAAATTGCGGGTACTAAAGTTGATGTCGTCTTCATTGGTTCGTGCACAAATAGCCGCCTTGAAGATCTGAGAGCGGCAGCCGCAGTGGTAAAAGACAGGCATGTTGCTGAGAACGTACGGGCGATGATTGTGCCTGGCTCTGGTTTGGTCAAACAGGCTGCGGAAGCTGAAGGGCTAGATCGTATTTTTCTGGATGCTGGCTTTGAATGGCGTGAAGCGGGTTGCTCCATGTGTTTGGGTATGAACCCTGACCGTCTGACGCCCCAGCAGCGTTGTGCTTCAACCTCTAATCGTAACTTTGAAGGTCGGCAGGGCCCGGATGGACGGACGCATTTGTGTTCTCCGGCAATGGCAGCGGCAGCGGCAGTGACGGGCGAATTATGCGATGTACGCGCGTTGATGGGCTTAATGTCTGGCTCTGATTCTGTGCGGGAGGCGATCTAA
- the rplS gene encoding 50S ribosomal protein L19 gives MNTIQQYEAREIERLSSARAVPEFIAGDTVRVGVRVVEGTRERVQSFEGVVIARSNKGLNSNFTVRKISNGEGVERVFPLYAPSIASIDVVRRGKVRRAKLYYLRGRSGKSARIAERPRDVAKAAS, from the coding sequence ATGAACACTATCCAGCAGTATGAGGCACGCGAAATCGAGCGTCTTTCCAGCGCTCGTGCGGTTCCAGAATTTATCGCCGGTGACACGGTTCGCGTTGGCGTCCGCGTTGTTGAAGGTACGCGTGAGCGTGTACAGAGCTTCGAAGGCGTTGTTATTGCGCGTTCGAACAAGGGTCTGAACAGCAACTTCACGGTTCGTAAGATTTCGAACGGTGAAGGCGTTGAGCGTGTATTCCCTCTCTACGCTCCTTCAATCGCGAGCATCGACGTTGTTCGTCGCGGTAAGGTCCGTCGTGCGAAGCTGTACTACCTACGTGGTCGCTCAGGTAAGTCTGCACGTATTGCAGAACGCCCACGCGATGTTGCGAAGGCAGCTTCCTAA
- the trmD gene encoding tRNA (guanosine(37)-N1)-methyltransferase TrmD, with the protein MTWRADILTLFPEMFPGPLGFSLAGRALERGQWSCMAHDLRVHGRGRHRAVDDTPFGGGAGMVMRPDVLDTALEALPEREGRPIIYPTPRGRRLSHADVTRFASGKGVVVLCGRFEGIDERVLEKHNIEQFCMGDVVLSGGEIPALTLLDACVRLLPGVMGCEASGQDESFADGLLEYPQYTKPANWDGRDVPPVLLSGHHAAIAQWRHEQSLAVTRERRPDLWDAYQIRQPVH; encoded by the coding sequence ATGACATGGCGTGCTGACATCTTGACCCTGTTCCCGGAGATGTTTCCGGGACCGCTTGGCTTTTCCCTTGCGGGGCGAGCTTTAGAGCGCGGGCAGTGGTCATGCATGGCGCACGACCTTCGGGTTCATGGACGAGGTCGTCATCGAGCGGTGGATGATACCCCGTTCGGCGGTGGCGCTGGTATGGTCATGCGGCCTGATGTTCTGGACACGGCGCTTGAAGCGCTGCCAGAGCGGGAAGGTCGTCCGATCATTTACCCTACCCCGCGGGGGCGGCGGTTATCACATGCGGACGTAACACGCTTTGCTTCAGGCAAGGGTGTGGTCGTTCTGTGTGGCCGCTTTGAGGGAATAGATGAACGGGTGCTGGAGAAGCACAACATCGAACAATTTTGTATGGGCGATGTAGTGTTATCTGGCGGTGAAATTCCAGCTCTGACCCTTTTGGATGCCTGTGTGCGCCTTTTGCCGGGCGTGATGGGGTGTGAGGCAAGCGGGCAGGACGAGAGTTTTGCCGATGGTTTGCTGGAGTACCCTCAGTATACGAAGCCAGCGAATTGGGACGGGCGGGATGTTCCGCCGGTTCTGTTGTCTGGCCACCATGCTGCCATTGCTCAATGGCGGCATGAACAATCTCTTGCCGTCACACGTGAGCGCAGACCGGACCTCTGGGACGCGTATCAGATACGGCAGCCGGTTCATTGA
- the rimM gene encoding ribosome maturation factor RimM (Essential for efficient processing of 16S rRNA), with product MARFKSETDVLVATIGRPHGVRGLVRLHAATDDAESVEDLNPLHDEQGVVWNVRWVSLGVAALEDEQGVALADRTAAERLVNRRLYVAREDLPEADEDEFYHTDLVGMEAFSSEGLSFGVVTVVHDYGAGVSLEIVPSGDGKILLVPFTRACVPEVDLAARRLLVVPPHEIEVEGTLDGEVQVRS from the coding sequence GTGGCCCGTTTCAAGTCTGAGACAGATGTTTTGGTAGCGACCATTGGGCGTCCGCACGGTGTGCGGGGGCTGGTGCGTCTGCATGCCGCGACAGATGATGCTGAGTCTGTTGAGGATTTGAATCCCTTGCACGATGAGCAAGGGGTGGTCTGGAATGTACGCTGGGTTTCTCTGGGCGTTGCCGCATTAGAAGACGAACAGGGCGTTGCTCTGGCCGATCGGACTGCTGCGGAGCGCTTGGTTAATCGTCGTCTTTACGTTGCCCGCGAAGATCTGCCCGAGGCTGATGAGGATGAGTTTTACCATACCGACTTGGTTGGTATGGAAGCATTCTCAAGCGAGGGTTTGTCATTCGGTGTGGTGACGGTGGTGCATGATTACGGGGCCGGAGTGAGCCTTGAAATCGTGCCTTCAGGCGACGGGAAAATCCTGCTTGTACCGTTCACGCGGGCTTGTGTGCCCGAAGTCGATCTTGCTGCACGGCGTTTGCTTGTTGTGCCGCCGCATGAGATCGAAGTGGAAGGCACACTTGATGGCGAGGTTCAGGTACGTTCATGA